Proteins from a single region of Runella sp. SP2:
- the gatA gene encoding Asp-tRNA(Asn)/Glu-tRNA(Gln) amidotransferase subunit GatA, translated as MSYHYTSLSEIQTDLRSGVVSCRELVAYYLKNIEEKNPVLNAFVAVYDQEATQRAEEIDQKIAAGTAGRLAGMVLGIKDVLCYQNHGLQAGSAILNGFVSQFTATAVQRVLAEDAIIIGRQNCDEFAMGSSNESCAFGVVRNAADTSRVPGGSSGGSAVAVQADMCLASLGSDTGGSVRQPAAFCGLVGLKPTYGRISRWGLIAYGSSFDCIGPITKNIDDAALLLEIMAGADGFDSTVSQLPVPSFTQAVAETTVQKQKVAYLREGVESEALQPEIRQAMQAKLDWLREQGHEVEPIDFALLSYILPTYYILTTAEASSNLSRFDGVRYGHRTATPMDLMELYQKSRSEGFGKEVKKRIMLGTFVLSASYYDAYYTKAQKVRRLVKNQTDELFKKYDFLVMPTTPTTAFPIGDKTEDPLQMYLADIFTVQANVIGYPAISIPAGTDAQGLPMGLQVLGKPFGEADLLAFSKYIVAKEPVSSLD; from the coding sequence GTGAGCTATCATTATACCTCTCTTAGTGAAATTCAAACCGACCTCCGTTCGGGTGTTGTATCGTGCCGTGAGCTAGTGGCGTATTATTTGAAAAACATAGAGGAAAAAAATCCAGTCTTGAATGCGTTTGTGGCGGTGTATGACCAAGAAGCGACGCAAAGAGCAGAAGAAATTGACCAAAAAATTGCGGCAGGAACGGCAGGACGCCTAGCGGGAATGGTACTCGGAATCAAGGACGTTCTGTGCTATCAAAATCACGGATTACAAGCAGGAAGCGCTATTTTAAACGGTTTTGTATCGCAGTTTACCGCCACTGCTGTGCAGCGGGTATTGGCCGAAGATGCAATCATTATTGGCCGCCAAAACTGCGATGAGTTTGCCATGGGCTCTTCCAACGAAAGCTGTGCGTTTGGGGTTGTTCGTAATGCTGCGGATACATCCCGCGTTCCTGGTGGTTCGTCGGGAGGCTCGGCAGTGGCAGTCCAAGCAGATATGTGCTTGGCGTCATTGGGTTCAGACACGGGTGGTTCGGTGCGTCAACCTGCGGCTTTTTGTGGGCTTGTTGGCCTAAAACCTACCTACGGACGTATATCACGTTGGGGGCTGATTGCCTACGGCTCGTCGTTTGATTGCATAGGCCCAATCACCAAGAACATAGATGATGCCGCTCTTTTGCTAGAAATCATGGCAGGAGCGGATGGTTTTGATAGTACAGTGTCGCAGCTGCCTGTGCCTTCTTTCACACAAGCAGTGGCCGAAACGACGGTTCAAAAACAAAAAGTAGCCTATTTGCGAGAAGGCGTAGAAAGTGAAGCGTTACAGCCCGAAATTCGCCAGGCGATGCAAGCCAAACTTGACTGGCTACGTGAGCAAGGGCATGAAGTAGAACCGATAGATTTTGCGCTACTTTCGTATATCTTACCTACCTACTACATTCTTACCACGGCAGAAGCAAGTTCTAACTTATCTCGTTTTGACGGCGTGCGCTACGGTCACCGTACGGCAACTCCCATGGATTTGATGGAACTTTACCAAAAATCGCGCAGTGAAGGTTTTGGTAAAGAAGTAAAAAAACGCATCATGCTTGGTACGTTTGTGCTCAGTGCGAGTTATTATGATGCGTATTATACCAAAGCTCAAAAAGTACGTCGTTTGGTAAAAAATCAGACCGATGAGCTTTTTAAGAAATATGACTTTTTGGTAATGCCAACTACGCCAACAACGGCCTTCCCGATTGGAGACAAAACCGAAGATCCGTTACAGATGTACTTGGCCGATATTTTTACGGTACAGGCAAATGTGATTGGGTATCCTGCCATTTCGATTCCTGCAGGAACCGATGCGCAGGGGCTGCCTATGGGACTTCAAGTGCTAGGAAAACCTTTTGGAGAGGCTGATTTACTGGCTTTCTCAAAATACATAGTTGCTAAAGAACCAGTAAGTTCTTTGGACTAA
- a CDS encoding CPBP family intramembrane glutamic endopeptidase encodes MLLFGLVLLGSSLGNLLAMAAIMALSMTHGGLGLEDIAQMLQKPETYPHSWWYLMLIQAVSHSFTFLIPSVIYWRWSEQHRVEDFVRRPLPSFLLLGVACLAVLAFMPLNSLIIEWNNSVHLPQGLFRVESWMRRKEQELATMTQFLTEFKSLTKLLVAMTVMAIIPAIGEEVLFRGIIQRKIFHKIGDMHISIWLTAAIFSATHLQFLGFIPRMLLGAMFGYMYAWSRNLWTPIFAHFVNNAATLLMVYLSNQQLISMNVENPESTISWTGALVSLVLTAGLLLNLKMISHRRVAQL; translated from the coding sequence ATGCTGCTTTTTGGGTTGGTTTTGTTGGGCTCTTCGCTAGGTAATCTCCTTGCGATGGCGGCGATTATGGCCCTAAGTATGACGCACGGTGGGCTGGGGCTTGAAGACATCGCTCAAATGCTTCAAAAGCCTGAGACCTACCCGCATTCATGGTGGTATTTGATGTTGATACAAGCGGTATCCCATTCGTTTACGTTTCTTATTCCTAGCGTTATTTATTGGCGATGGTCAGAACAACATCGGGTTGAAGACTTCGTGCGTCGTCCGTTACCTTCTTTTTTACTGCTAGGAGTTGCTTGTCTGGCCGTGCTGGCTTTTATGCCATTGAATAGCCTAATTATTGAATGGAATAACAGTGTACACTTACCTCAGGGACTATTTAGGGTTGAAAGCTGGATGAGGCGTAAAGAGCAAGAGTTGGCCACAATGACCCAGTTTTTGACCGAATTTAAGTCATTGACCAAGCTATTAGTAGCCATGACGGTGATGGCTATTATTCCAGCCATTGGCGAAGAAGTGCTGTTTAGGGGAATTATTCAGCGGAAAATATTTCATAAAATTGGTGACATGCACATCTCCATTTGGTTGACAGCGGCGATATTTAGTGCTACCCATTTGCAGTTCTTAGGCTTTATACCCCGAATGCTCCTAGGAGCCATGTTTGGTTATATGTATGCGTGGAGCCGAAATCTATGGACACCCATTTTTGCTCACTTCGTCAATAATGCAGCTACGCTGCTAATGGTTTACTTGTCCAACCAGCAGCTAATTTCAATGAATGTTGAGAATCCTGAATCTACTATTTCATGGACAGGGGCATTAGTATCATTAGTACTAACGGCAGGTTTGCTTTTAAACTTAAAAATGATTTCTCACCGTAGAGTTGCCCAGTTGTAG
- a CDS encoding cupin domain-containing protein yields the protein MENLIPTKLEVVETIAAQLAEQGFSIVKQDQTRPWGGFFVINEDQTPQFAATYFPTVELSSIQITQKLSPKILLVAPEKRLSWQYHHRRAEIWRVVSGIVGVVKSDTDEETQVQSYQPGDLITLRQGERHRLVGLSEWGVLAEIWQHTDPENPSDEDDIVRVQDDFGR from the coding sequence ATGGAAAACCTCATCCCCACTAAGTTAGAAGTAGTTGAAACCATCGCTGCGCAGCTGGCCGAGCAAGGTTTTAGCATTGTTAAGCAAGATCAAACCCGCCCTTGGGGAGGTTTTTTTGTCATTAACGAAGACCAAACGCCGCAGTTTGCCGCCACCTATTTCCCGACCGTTGAGCTGTCAAGCATTCAAATTACGCAAAAATTAAGCCCTAAAATACTACTCGTTGCGCCCGAGAAACGTTTGTCGTGGCAATATCACCACCGTCGTGCAGAGATTTGGCGCGTTGTGTCAGGAATAGTAGGGGTTGTGAAAAGCGATACCGACGAAGAAACGCAGGTGCAGTCGTACCAGCCAGGTGATTTGATTACCTTGCGTCAAGGAGAACGTCACCGCCTTGTAGGGTTGTCAGAATGGGGTGTCTTGGCCGAAATTTGGCAACATACCGATCCCGAAAACCCTTCAGACGAAGATGATATCGTACGTGTACAAGATGATTTTGGAAGATAA
- a CDS encoding YkvA family protein, protein MPSASTSDNILVRVLKSVFFKSATGKAGRYARNAGSLLELLGKVLNKTNALKGDTYDSLREKVMLLVRLLKAYVKGEYKTVPWKTLTRIIAVLLYFLSPIDVIPDILPIVGLTDDIALVVWLFNAIGDDLDAFREWESKRNTITIG, encoded by the coding sequence ATGCCTTCCGCGTCCACTTCTGACAATATCTTAGTTAGGGTATTGAAGTCTGTATTTTTTAAAAGCGCCACTGGTAAAGCAGGGCGTTATGCTCGCAATGCGGGTAGTCTTTTAGAGCTTTTAGGAAAAGTATTAAACAAAACTAATGCGCTAAAAGGTGATACCTATGATTCCCTTAGGGAAAAAGTGATGTTATTGGTACGTTTGCTCAAAGCCTATGTTAAAGGGGAATACAAAACAGTACCGTGGAAAACGCTGACCCGCATTATTGCGGTGTTGCTGTATTTTTTGTCACCAATTGATGTCATTCCTGATATACTACCAATTGTAGGATTGACCGATGACATTGCCTTGGTTGTTTGGTTGTTTAATGCCATTGGCGACGACCTTGATGCTTTTCGTGAGTGGGAGTCAAAACGAAATACTATCACGATTGGCTGA
- a CDS encoding phosphatidate cytidylyltransferase, with translation MKSPLNNLSNLQQRIIAAIVGVAIILSAILYSDWTFLLLFCAISILTQLEFYKLLGLDGNQPLTYYGTLCGVFINLLTFLVEKEVIDFQNYFLISPMVTMIFFIKLYKKKDLKPFQNIAFTFLGIIYVAIPFSLLSVLAMRGGVYNYEIVLGSLFLLWATDVGAYFAGTYFGKRKLFERVSPKKSWEGAVGGAFFAAIVAFILGIYFRSYEEWAWYCIGALIVVAGTLGDLVESLFKRSIAIKDSGSTIPGHGGFLDRFDGLLLSAPFIVTFVKIFS, from the coding sequence ATGAAATCTCCTTTGAATAACCTATCTAATCTTCAACAACGTATTATTGCCGCAATTGTAGGGGTAGCCATCATTTTATCCGCTATTTTGTACAGTGATTGGACGTTTTTATTGCTTTTTTGTGCCATCAGTATTCTTACCCAATTAGAGTTTTACAAACTACTAGGGCTTGACGGAAATCAACCCTTAACCTATTATGGCACGTTATGCGGGGTTTTTATCAACCTCCTAACATTTTTGGTTGAAAAAGAAGTCATTGATTTCCAAAATTACTTCCTGATTAGTCCGATGGTTACCATGATTTTCTTTATAAAATTATATAAGAAAAAAGACCTAAAACCCTTTCAAAACATCGCTTTTACGTTTTTGGGGATTATTTACGTCGCCATTCCTTTCTCGTTATTAAGTGTCTTGGCGATGCGTGGTGGAGTCTATAATTACGAAATCGTACTCGGAAGCTTGTTTTTATTGTGGGCAACCGACGTGGGTGCTTATTTTGCGGGTACTTATTTCGGGAAAAGAAAACTTTTTGAACGTGTTTCTCCCAAAAAATCATGGGAAGGGGCCGTTGGTGGGGCTTTTTTTGCAGCTATTGTAGCTTTTATCCTTGGAATTTACTTCCGCTCGTATGAAGAATGGGCTTGGTATTGTATCGGAGCACTGATTGTGGTGGCAGGTACATTAGGAGATTTAGTCGAATCTCTTTTTAAAAGAAGCATTGCCATCAAAGATTCTGGTAGTACGATTCCAGGACACGGAGGCTTTTTAGACCGTTTTGACGGATTACTGCTTTCGGCACCGTTTATTGTGACATTCGTTAAAATTTTTTCATAG
- a CDS encoding twin-arginine translocase TatA/TatE family subunit, translated as MNTLSIFLIMGLGGQELIFIALIVLLLFGAKKIPELMKGLGKGIREFKEASKEVKENIEKGLDESR; from the coding sequence ATGAATACGCTTTCAATTTTTTTAATCATGGGCTTGGGTGGACAAGAACTCATCTTCATTGCTCTTATCGTGTTGTTACTTTTCGGCGCAAAGAAAATTCCTGAGTTGATGAAAGGGTTAGGAAAAGGCATTCGTGAATTCAAAGAAGCTTCTAAGGAAGTGAAAGAAAACATCGAAAAAGGACTTGACGAAAGTCGCTAA
- a CDS encoding lytic transglycosylase domain-containing protein produces MMELKRIVGMGLVAGMCWLGASEGARAQEVETDTNVVEEQIQIEAMADSTVSEALVRERLAKLENIIPLRYHKVTHQFVEYFIYRKPSFVKRMLEQMHLYFPLYEQMLEKHGMPRELKFLSLIESGLNPRIISYAGAGGLWQFMPATGREYGMKQNDYIDERFDPVKSTEAACVYLKRLHRAFGDWEMALAAYNVGPGNVKRAMRRSGSSTFWGIYNFLPKQTRHYVPQFVAMTYLMHYHADHGIFAETPDYPMLFDTIQVSGYVNLHTFAKLSNISLDEFYKLNPQVINTELPATTKEYVLRVPSHNFDFFQENRLAIWDSATKSPFQSRMLLAANGEETTDSAGAIKKVGGLVAAGDENEDPETIITRQTRKMYHTVRRGETLGKIASRYGVDTYDLKRWNHLRGNSIMRGKRLIVFKETAKNASAPAHLASDTKTKIKIRYHRVQPGDTLSTIAERYGINISRLKKINRLKSNTVRKGQKLIVG; encoded by the coding sequence ATGATGGAATTGAAGCGAATTGTGGGCATGGGACTGGTAGCGGGGATGTGTTGGCTTGGAGCAAGCGAGGGTGCCCGTGCACAAGAAGTAGAGACTGACACCAACGTAGTGGAAGAACAAATTCAAATAGAAGCAATGGCCGACTCAACGGTGTCGGAAGCGCTTGTACGCGAACGTCTTGCTAAGTTGGAAAACATCATTCCACTCCGTTATCATAAGGTAACGCATCAGTTTGTGGAGTATTTTATCTACCGCAAGCCGAGCTTTGTGAAGCGAATGCTAGAGCAAATGCACTTGTACTTTCCGTTGTACGAGCAGATGCTGGAAAAACACGGGATGCCGCGCGAGTTGAAATTTTTGTCACTGATTGAATCGGGGCTAAACCCACGTATTATTTCGTACGCAGGAGCAGGCGGGTTGTGGCAATTTATGCCTGCAACAGGTCGTGAGTACGGGATGAAGCAAAATGACTACATCGACGAGCGGTTTGACCCCGTAAAATCAACCGAAGCGGCTTGTGTGTATTTGAAACGTCTTCACCGTGCTTTTGGCGACTGGGAAATGGCTTTGGCCGCTTATAACGTAGGGCCAGGCAATGTAAAAAGGGCGATGCGCCGCTCAGGTTCAAGTACTTTCTGGGGAATCTATAATTTCTTGCCCAAACAAACGCGCCATTATGTGCCTCAATTTGTGGCCATGACCTACTTGATGCACTACCACGCCGATCACGGTATTTTTGCGGAAACCCCCGATTATCCCATGCTTTTTGACACGATTCAAGTATCGGGATATGTCAATTTGCATACGTTTGCCAAACTAAGCAATATTTCGTTGGATGAGTTTTATAAACTTAATCCACAAGTTATCAACACCGAACTTCCTGCAACTACCAAAGAATACGTGCTCCGTGTTCCGAGCCATAATTTTGACTTTTTTCAAGAAAATCGCCTAGCTATTTGGGATTCAGCGACGAAATCACCCTTCCAAAGCCGTATGTTATTGGCAGCCAACGGGGAGGAAACTACCGATAGTGCTGGTGCTATCAAAAAAGTAGGTGGGTTGGTTGCAGCGGGCGACGAAAATGAAGATCCTGAAACCATCATTACGCGCCAAACGCGGAAAATGTACCACACGGTGCGTCGAGGGGAGACACTCGGGAAAATAGCAAGCCGCTACGGGGTAGATACGTACGACCTAAAACGCTGGAACCATTTGCGGGGCAATAGTATCATGCGTGGTAAGCGATTGATTGTCTTCAAAGAGACCGCCAAAAACGCCAGTGCGCCAGCGCATTTGGCATCGGATACAAAGACGAAAATTAAGATTCGTTACCACCGCGTTCAGCCAGGCGATACGCTTTCGACCATTGCCGAACGTTATGGAATCAATATCAGTCGCTTGAAAAAAATCAACCGATTAAAAAGTAATACTGTTCGTAAAGGGCAGAAACTCATTGTAGGGTAA
- a CDS encoding YfiT family bacillithiol transferase gives MEKLKYPIGRFEFGKTYSAAETQAHIQEISALPSKLFNVVNVLNEAQLETPYRPEGWTVRQTVHHVVDSHMNAYIRFKLALTENNPAIKPYEEALWAELSDGKGAPVEWSLQLLKYVHLRWVMLLNSLTDSDWERTYFHPETKRVFPLREVAALYAWHSEHHYEHINQLCIKEGWK, from the coding sequence ATGGAAAAGCTAAAATACCCCATTGGTCGTTTTGAGTTTGGAAAAACCTATTCGGCGGCCGAAACGCAAGCGCATATTCAGGAAATCAGTGCGCTGCCTTCAAAGTTATTTAATGTAGTGAATGTACTTAATGAGGCACAATTAGAAACACCCTACCGCCCCGAAGGCTGGACGGTGCGCCAAACGGTTCATCACGTGGTCGATAGTCACATGAATGCCTACATTCGTTTTAAGTTGGCTTTGACCGAGAATAATCCCGCAATTAAGCCCTACGAAGAAGCCTTGTGGGCCGAATTGTCCGATGGAAAAGGTGCGCCTGTGGAGTGGTCATTGCAGTTGCTGAAATACGTGCATTTGCGTTGGGTAATGCTACTCAACTCACTGACTGATTCCGATTGGGAACGTACCTATTTTCACCCAGAAACAAAACGGGTATTCCCGCTGCGCGAAGTAGCAGCGCTGTACGCTTGGCACAGCGAGCACCATTATGAGCATATCAACCAGCTTTGTATAAAAGAAGGTTGGAAATAA
- a CDS encoding carboxypeptidase-like regulatory domain-containing protein encodes MLQKHTYSYFLVGVIFLLSLLNMAESRAQGQVKSIMFTGRVVGVKGTQTLAKAYIFIPKAGRGTLADEAGYFALPVFPGDSVVFSYLGYQKQYHVVPKRHMEESYSAIILMKEDIKTLAEVKVYPYATEEDFKKAFIAMKLPDEFERENLERNTRQELLMQMAAATPMSAASNYRSFMDQQIFGRENAANRSFSNTLPFLNPFAWASFIKSVKNGDLKKKEYRDILKQAPRENISRQDILKKDN; translated from the coding sequence ATGCTACAAAAACATACATACAGCTACTTCCTCGTTGGGGTTATTTTCTTGCTTTCATTGCTGAATATGGCTGAGAGCCGTGCTCAAGGGCAGGTTAAAAGCATTATGTTTACGGGGCGTGTAGTCGGAGTGAAAGGTACTCAAACGCTCGCGAAAGCCTATATTTTTATTCCAAAAGCAGGACGAGGAACCTTGGCGGACGAAGCAGGATATTTTGCCTTGCCCGTATTTCCAGGGGATAGTGTGGTGTTTAGTTATTTGGGATACCAAAAGCAATACCACGTGGTTCCAAAACGCCACATGGAGGAATCGTATTCGGCCATCATTTTGATGAAAGAAGACATAAAAACGCTGGCAGAAGTGAAGGTCTATCCGTATGCAACGGAAGAAGACTTTAAAAAAGCGTTTATCGCAATGAAATTGCCTGACGAATTTGAACGGGAAAATCTCGAACGAAATACGCGTCAAGAGCTTCTAATGCAAATGGCCGCCGCCACACCGATGAGCGCTGCTTCTAATTACCGAAGTTTTATGGACCAACAAATTTTTGGTCGTGAAAACGCTGCTAACCGAAGTTTCTCAAATACCCTGCCTTTTTTGAACCCCTTTGCCTGGGCAAGCTTTATTAAGTCAGTCAAAAATGGTGACTTGAAAAAGAAAGAATACCGCGACATCCTTAAACAAGCCCCGCGCGAAAATATCTCCCGCCAAGATATTTTGAAGAAAGATAATTAA
- a CDS encoding UDP-2,3-diacylglucosamine diphosphatase, giving the protein MSFQSLKVSLSPAKKVYFASDFHLGAPTHADSLVREKRIVRWLESIRHDAQLICLVGDLFDFWYEHKRVVPRGFVRLLGKLGELTDAGIQIIAFPGNHDMWMTDYFEKELNIKTYRRPLDLLVETAPDAPIRSFHVAHGDGLGPGDHFYKLLRIVFESKLASWAFGNLLHPNIALWLGQSWALHSWRKHEKEGQPSYWGEDKEWLVLYAKEQEKLHHHDFYVFGHRHIKLDLPINQHSRTLILGDWIVYNSYAVFDGQETLLVDYDELQKA; this is encoded by the coding sequence ATGTCTTTTCAATCTTTAAAAGTTAGCCTTTCGCCCGCGAAGAAAGTCTATTTTGCCTCTGATTTTCACCTTGGTGCCCCCACTCATGCCGATAGCCTCGTTCGCGAAAAACGCATTGTGCGGTGGCTAGAAAGTATCCGTCACGACGCACAACTTATCTGCTTGGTTGGCGATTTGTTTGATTTCTGGTACGAACACAAGCGCGTCGTTCCGCGTGGTTTTGTTCGGTTATTGGGAAAACTTGGAGAATTGACAGATGCGGGCATCCAGATTATCGCATTCCCTGGCAATCATGACATGTGGATGACCGACTATTTTGAAAAAGAATTAAACATAAAAACCTACCGCCGCCCGCTTGATTTACTGGTCGAAACCGCGCCTGATGCGCCCATTCGGTCGTTTCACGTTGCGCACGGCGACGGCCTTGGCCCAGGCGACCATTTTTACAAATTACTCCGCATTGTTTTTGAAAGTAAACTGGCGAGTTGGGCGTTTGGAAACCTTTTACACCCCAATATTGCACTCTGGCTGGGGCAATCGTGGGCGTTGCATAGCTGGCGCAAACACGAAAAAGAAGGGCAGCCGTCGTATTGGGGCGAAGACAAAGAATGGCTTGTTTTGTACGCTAAAGAGCAGGAGAAACTGCACCATCACGATTTTTACGTTTTTGGACACCGACACATTAAGCTCGACTTGCCCATCAATCAGCACAGCCGAACCCTCATTTTGGGCGATTGGATTGTGTATAATTCTTACGCCGTTTTTGACGGCCAAGAAACCTTGCTCGTTGATTATGACGAACTTCAAAAAGCCTAA
- a CDS encoding DUF2007 domain-containing protein — MTVDNWEKIFETSFQHRAEIVREYLEQQSISGVVINKQDSSYHFGKYELYVPLKDAIIAKTIVENEISFE; from the coding sequence ATGACTGTTGATAATTGGGAAAAAATCTTTGAGACAAGTTTCCAGCATCGTGCCGAAATCGTGCGGGAATATTTAGAGCAACAATCTATTTCGGGAGTTGTTATTAATAAACAGGATAGCAGTTACCACTTTGGCAAGTACGAGTTGTATGTTCCTTTGAAAGATGCTATCATTGCCAAAACTATCGTAGAGAATGAAATCTCCTTTGAATAA